The DNA sequence ATTTTTCACTAGTTAGCAATTCGCTAATGATTTCTTTATTTTGATTGCGAAGCTGGTTAAATGCACTATCCATTACAAGGCCGGAGCCTTGATCAACATTACGCATTAGCTTCTGCAAGGACATCGTCTCTGGCATAAACCTTATAGATGCCCTATGGTCGATGATTGTAGCCAGTCTTTGACTATCTACAAGAGTCTCATCTGCGCTGGATAAATTCAGCTGATGAAGTGTTTTGGCTTCTGAGCTGGGAAAATCTTCTGTGGCCTGAAACCACCCTTGATATACGTGCCATAACAAGCCAGAGCTGGAAGACTTTGCAGTTAGATACTTACAGTCCTTCTTAAATACCTCATGAATTGAATAAGAATCTTCTTTTACCTCTGATTCATAAACAAATTTATCAATTACCTGAAAACCAATTTCAATTATTTCATTTGGCGCCTCAGATATTCCACAGATTGCTGCTAGATATTTCTTGGCTCGTGGCCACACCTCTTCCCACTCTGAATAATCAAAGCAAGTAACAACAATTACATTGGCCTGTATATTTACTCGCCAACTATGTGTTCCATCGGCATGAGAGTGGAATCTGCTCACTCCAATTGCATACTGAGTTGGATCTGCATTAACTCCCGATGCTTGATTAATGCTGAAGACTTTTGCGTGAATTGGTTCTAATCCAGGCAACTCTTCTGCAAAACCTTCAAAAACCTTCTGCGCAGATGCCAAAGCTACTGCGCTAAAGGTTTCCCTACACACGATGGCAAACGCTGCAGACTCAATGGCATTCTTATTTTTGAGGGGTTTTGAAATAGCTACAGTCATTTGAATATTGTATGGGTTCATTTTTAAAGCAGGGTAATTGCTATAGTCGTTTTAAACGACATTTTTCGCCACTACCCTCCACTCCAAGCCATGCAGTAGAACGCTTTTGTCCAGTAAAGCCTTATTCTTCGGTACTTTGCGGGTGGTGTGTCACACGGTGTGTGCTACGGTGAAAACCTTGGGTTTCTAAGTGCTTGATTTTATTGGGGAAAGGGTCAGAAACCTCAGAACCTTGCGCTTTATGATTCCGTCGCTCTAACCAGCTGAGCTAATTCGCCGAAGGTGAGATTTTAGCTTATTTGACCAAAATGCTCAATGAAACCCCTTCAGACTCCATATTTCAGCAAATCAAACGATCTTTATCACCAAATCCGGCAAATTATCAATAGTGCAACGAACAATGTCTCCACGCACAACCGGACCGACATTCTCAGGCGTACCCGAGTAAATAATGTCCCCAGGGAATAATTCGTTTGCCTCCGAAAGCTTCGCAATCTGCTCAGCAACGGACCAAATCATTTGATCTAAATTGGCTTTTTGTTTTGTTACACCATTAACCGAAAGTGAAATTGTTCCCTTAGTGAAATGCCCCACTAGATTCACCGGAAAAATTGGGCCAATGGGTGCAGAGTAATCAAATGATTTACCAATTTCCCAAGGCTTCTTCTGGTCACCCATGAAGCGCTGCAAATCTCGACGTGTCATATCAAGACCTAAGGCATAACCGTATACATATTCAAGCGCCTTTTCAACAGGGATATTTTTGCCGCCCTTGTTCAGCGCTGCCACTAACTCAACTTCATAGTGATAATTTTTGGTTAGCGATGGATAGGGATGATCAACGATCTTATTTGGCGCTACAAACTGAATAGCATCTGTAGGCTTTTGAAAAAAGAATGGCGGTTCACGCGTTGGATCTGACCCCATCTCACGAGCATGCGCCGCATAATTTCTACCAATACAGTAAATGCGACGCACCGGAAATTCTGAATTACCGCCCGCAATCGGTATAAATGTTTGAGTTACAGAGAATGGGGTTGATATTGCATCCGCCCCTTTATGCGCTTGAGCACCTGCTGCAACACCCGCCAATGAAAGCGAAGCAACGCCAAGCTTGATTGCATTGCGGCGCGCTAATACATCACGATCCTGATCCGACATTGTTTAGTCCCCTTTAAAAAAGTACTTCAGCATATTTATACACCCATTACATTGGCACCACACCCAGCAACAACTGGGTCAACTACTTGATCTGAAACACACTTTCAGCCTGATCGCGACCATACAAAACATTGAATTCAATTTTCTTAGCCAAAAAGAGCTTCTTCAATACCTCGTCTTTGTTATCAAAAACAATTGCCGTTTGCTCTGGGTAACGAGAAAAAGGATCGCTAGTGACATCCACCGCCACTCCATCGATCTTGATTTGCTTAATGGATCGCTTATAAAGTTTGTCAGGCCGTATAAAGATAAGGCGTTTTACATACTTATCCAATACGAGCTTTTGACCCTGCTCATTAGTCTTGTAGTAATAGACCAATTCTTCCTTGCCATTAATAGTTGTATCGCGCTCTTCATCCCATTTTGCATTAACGCCTTGACTAGCCATCACGCAAAACCATATCAAAGCCAACCGGCTAATTGTCAAAAAAGTTTTCATTTGAATTCGGTTCACCATATAGCCATATTATCTGAACTTGCTTACAAAAAAACAGAAGGCGTAATATTCACGAATGATGACAAGTCTTCGATCCCTATTTTTTGGCCTGTTAATGCTGAGCGCCTTGATTTCAATTGACACCTTCGCAGCACAAATCTTTATTACTAATTACCCATCGGAAGCCAACGCAAAGGTCTATGTCACCAAGTACCAGTCAGAGGCAAACTGCATTGTGTATGACACCCAATACTCAAGCGATAATGAGCCTGGTGTCTGGTTCTATACCAAATACAAAAGCGATGCTCGGGCAGTGATTTACTACACTCAATATAAGTCTGAGGCCGATCTTGTTGTGTATTTCACCAAGTACAAAAGTGATGCACGCTGTCGGTACTAAAGGATAAATACCGTATTCATGAGAATTCTTACTATCTCAGCCGGCAAAGTCATGCCTTTATTTGGCAACCATCACCCTAACTACAAATCGGTTGCTTCGGCCATACACAAAAAAGCAGTAAGCGTTTTAGAAAATCCCGTCCCCGTTGACATTACCCCACTAGGCGTTAAAGGGGATGAACAGGCCGATTTATCAGTCCATGGCGGTATTGAAAAAGCAATCTACGTTTATCCCGCAGAACACTACGCGTTTTGGAATGGGCTACTGACTCGCGAAACAAAGCAGTCCGTTCAATTACAGCATGGTGCTATCGGCGAAAACTTCACTATTGAAGGCTTACTAGAAACCGAGGTTTTTGTCGGCGATCGAATGCGGATTGGAGAATTGGAATTTGCAGTCGTTAAGCTACGTGAACCTTGCTTTAAATTTAATGCCGCAATGCGCTATAAAGGGGCTGCCAAGGCAATGTTGCAGTCCGGCTTTAGTGGCTGGTATTTACGCGTCATCAAAACTGGGGTGCTTTCTGCTGGCGCTCAAATGGAACTCATCCCAGGGTCAAGAGAAACCTCTATTGCTCAACAAAATCAAAAACTCTTAAACAATCGCAATCAAAAAGATTTGTGGGAATAAAAAAACCCGACCATTTCTGATCGGGTTTCTTATTTGATGCAGACTAAAGCTTCTTAGTCACGTGCGTAGATATCTACGTCTTTGGTTTCTTTAACAAACAGTGTACCGATTACCAATGTCATCGTAGCGATGATGATTGGGTACCAGAGACCGTAGTAAATGTTACCGTTTTGCGCTACCAAGGCGAAGGAGATCGTTGGCAACAAGCCACCGAACCAACCGTTACCAATATGGTATGGCAAGGACATAGAGGTGTAACGAATGCGGGTTGGGAACATCTCAACCAACATCGCAGCGATTGGACCGTAAACCATGGTTACCAAGATCACCAAATACACCAACAAGAGCAATACGGCTACGTAGTTGATGCCAGCTGGATCAGCTTTAGCTGGATAGCCAGCAGCGTTCAACGCATCACGAATTTGCTTCTTGAACTCAGCATCTTTAGCTTTCAAATCTGCTGGAGCCATACCTTTTGCTGTGTAACCAGTGATTTCTGTATCACCAATCTTCACAACAGCAGTGCTACCGGCTGGGCCAGGGATAGTTGTATAGCTTGCAGAGTTAGACGCCATCACTTGTTTTGCGATATCGCAAGAACTTGTGAACTTCGCTGTACCTGTTGGGTTGAACTGGAATGTACATTCGTTCACGTCAGCAGTAATAGTTGCTGGTGAAGTTGCCATTGCCTTTTCCAACGCTGGGTTAGCAAAGTGGGTCAAAGCATTAAATACTGAAACTGGTGTATTTGGGATGTAAGTAATGATTGCCAAGAGCAAGCCGCCCATGATGATCACTTTACGTCCGATCTTGTCAGACCATGCACCGAATACAACGAAGAACGGTGTGCCGATTACCAATGAAGCAGCAATCAACAAGTTCGCAGTCTTAGCATCTACTTTCAACACTTGTGTGAGGTAGAACAAAGCGTAGAACTGACCTGTGTACCAAACCACCGCTTGACCCGCAACCAGACCAAACAATGCCAAGATAACAATCTTCAAGTTCTTCCACTGACCGAATGACTCGGACAAAGGAGCTTTTGACAATTTGCCTTCTTCTTTCATCTTCTTGAAAGCTGGTGACTCATTCATGGACAAACGAATCCATACAGAGATCGCCAACAATGCGATAGAAGCGATGAAAGGAATACGCCAGCCCCAAACATCAAAGTCTGGACCAGTGAATTCACGTGTGAACAAAATCACGAGCAAGGAGAGGAACAAACCTAAAGTAGCAGTTGTTTGAATCCAAGCTGTGTATGCGCCACGACGACCGTGAGGAGCATGTTCTGCAACATACGTAGCAGCACCACCGTACTCACCGCCCAAAGCCAAACCTTGAAGCATACGCAATGCGATCAAGATAACTGGAGCAGCAACACCGATAGTTGCGTAGTTAGGCAGAATACCTACGATGAATGTTGCGCCACCCATTAACAGGATGGTGACCAAGAACGTATATTTACGTCCGATCAAATCGCCTAAGCGACCGAACACCAACGCGCCGAATGGACGCACGATGAAACCAGCAGCAAACGCTAACAAAGCGAAAATGAAGGCAGAGCCAGCATCTAAGCCTGAGAAGAACTGCTTGGCGATAACGGCAGCCAAAGAACCGTAAAGATAAAAGTCGTACCACTCAAAAACCGTACCCAAAGATGATGCAAAAATAACTTTGCGTTCTTCAGCGGTCATTGGGGCTGCTTTAGTTGATGTTGACATCAGTAGCTCCTAACTATTTTTATTAAATAAAAAACAACGGGTCGATTATGCTTTGAAAAAATTCAAAGAAATCCACTAGTTAGGGTAATTCCTCATCAAATAGACTCGGGGTTTTCCCGAGAAATGTGGATTTGATGCAACGCATTTAGGCCATGATGCAAAAAGGGTTTAGCACTAACTTAAAGCAATACGCCCAAATGAGGTGCATTTCTGAAAATCAGGGTGCAAACCTCTCGAATAACACTTGTTGCACTTCGCTTTAATCGATCTTGTAGTTAGTAAAAAGGCATACGCAAAAATAATGCCATCAAATAATCAATAAACAAGGAGCAAGGCAAATGAAAAGACGTGACTTTTTAGGTAAGACCGCACTTGGGGCTGCTGCAGGCGTATTGGCCGCACCAGCAATTGCACAATCCATGCCAGAAGTGAAATGGCGCTGCGCATCTAGCTTTCCCAAAAGCTTAGACACGATTTATGGTGGTGGCGAATTTATTGCCAAACGAGTTGCAGCCTTAACTGATGGCAAGTTTCAGATCCGCATCTTTGGCGCAGGCGAAATCGTTCCGGCATTCGGCACAGTTGATGCAGTGCAGCAAGGCACAGTGGAATGCACACACACTGCTGGCTACTATTTTGTTGGCAAAAATAAAACTTTTGCTTTTGACACTACCGTTCCATTTGGCATGAACCAGCGTCAGCAAAATGCTTGGATGTACTGGGGTGGAGGCTTAAAGCTACAGCGTGAATTCTTACGCGATTACAACATCATCTCTTTCCCGGCTGGTAATACAGGCACACAGATGGGTGGCTGGTTTAAAAAGCCAGTGAAAACCGTTGCAGACCTCAAAGGTCTCAAAATGCGTATCGCCGGCCTCGGAGGCGAAGTTATGTCCCGCTTAGGCGCAATCCCACAACAAATCGCTGGCGGTGATATTTATCCAGCCCTTGAAAAAGGTGTGATTGATGCAGCTGAGTGGGTCGGTCCATACGACGATGAAAAATTGGGCTTCTACAAAATTGCTCCTTACTACTACTACCCGGGATGGTGGGAGGCTTGCTCAATGTACTCCATGTACGTCAACATTAAGGAGTGGGAAAAGCTACCTAAGCAATATCAAGAAGCCTTGGCCTCAGCTTGTGCTGAATGCAACATCGATATGATGGCTGAGTACGACTACAAAAACCCAATTGCCTTACAGAGTTTGATCAAGAATGGCGTCAAGTTGCAGTCTTACTCCACAGAAATTATGAAAGCCGCTTCCAATGCAGCCTTCGAAATGTATGAGGAGGAAGCTGCCAAAAACCCATCCTTCAAGAAGATTTACGAACCTTGGAAAAAATTCCGCAACGACCAAATGTTATGGAACAAGGTTGCCGAACAAACCCTCATGAGCTTCATGCTAACTAATCCTGTCAAATAAACTTTAAGCGAGTAACTGAAATGCCAAAACAATTTTTAGTTTTTGCAAATTTCGTTGATCGCCTAAATGACCGTTTTGGTGTTTTAGCAAGTTGGATGGTTCTTATTGCCGTACTGGTCAGCACAGCAAATGCACTGATCAGGTACGGCTTTAACATCAGCTCAAACGGTTGGTTAGAAGCGCAATGGTATTTGTTTGCCGGCATGGTGATGTTTGGTGCCGCCACCACTTTTCGTATGAATGAGCACGTGCGGGTTGACGTGCTCTATGCCCTATATCCCAACAGAGTTCGACTTTGGTTAGATTTCTGGGGTGGCATTGTTTTCTTTTTACCAATGACCATCATTATTGGTTACTACTCTTGGGAATTTTTTATTACTTCGGTAATTCAAAATGAAACCTCGAGTAATCCAGGCGGTCTTATTCGTTGGCCAGTTCGCGGTGTGATTACTTTGGGCTTTTTCTTGTTAACGCTCCAAGGTCTCTCAGAAATCATTAAGCGCTATGCAGCCTTGACTGGCATGATTCAAATCGATCCTAAATACGAAAGACCTCTCCAATGATTAGCCAAGATTTGATGGCCCCCATCATGTTTGGGGGTCTGATTGTATTTTTATTAATTGGATATCCGGCAGCCTTTTCTTTAGGTGCTGTTGGCTTATTCTTCTCTTTCATTGGTATCGAGATGGGCATGTTTCAGCCCACCTTCTTACAAGCGCTACCAGATCGCGTGTTTGGCATCTTGTCGAACGACCTTCTACTCTCTATCCCATTCTTTACTTTCATGGGTGCCATTTTGGAGAAGTGTGGCTTGGCAGAAGACATGCTCGAAGGCTTGGGTCAGTTATTCGGCCCGATCCGTGGAGGCTTAGCTTATGCCGTGATTATTGTTGGCGCGATCCTGGGTGCAATTACCGGCACCGTTGCGGCCTCTGTGATTGCCATGGGTTTAATTTCCTTGCCAATCATGTTGCGCTATGGATATAACCCTCGCGTAGCAACGGGTGTGATTGCCGCCTCCGGAACGATTACTCAACTCATCCCACCATCACTAGTCTTAATTGTATTAGCTGACCAGCTGGGTAAATCAGTTGGTGATATGTATGCAGGAGCTATCGGACCTTCGATCATCCAAGTGGTGTTGTTCTGCTTGTTCATTTTCTTCTTGTCCATTTTTAGACCGCAAGATGTACCAGCACTTCCTCCAGAAGCGCGCCCAAAAATTGACTGGAAATTGTTCAAAAAAATCCTTTGGGGCATTGTTCCTTCAATCGCCTTGATCTTCTTGGTGCTCGGAACCATCTTGATGGGTCTAGCAACGCCAACTGAAGGTGGTGCAATGGGTTCTGTTGGAGCTTTAGTTCTCGCAGCAATGAACAAGCGTCTACAAAAGCCTTTGGTCTGGGAGGCAATGACTTCAACCATGCGCATTAATGCCATGGTGATTTTCATTCTGATTGGATCCACTGTCTTTGGCTTGGCATTCCGCGGCGTTGATGGCGACCTTTGGATTGAGCATCTGTTGTCAGGATTGCCGGGTGGCCAAATAGGCTTCTTAATTGTGGTGAACTTGTTTGTTTTCTTCTTAGCCTTCTTCTTGGACTATTTTGAAATCGCCTTCATCATCATTCCACTATTGGCTCCTGTTGCAGACAAGCTTGGCATTGATCTCATTTGGTTTGGTGTGCTTCTCGGTGCCAATATGCAGACTTCATTTATGCATCCACCATTTGGATTCGCCTTGTTCTATCTTCGTGGGGTAGCGCCAAAATCACTGAAAAGTTCCGATATTTACTACGGGGCTTTGCCATGGGTTGGTCTACAGCTGATTTTGGTTGCGATCATCATCTTCATTCCTGAGACTGTTACTTACTTCATTGACAAGCCGGCGGTTGCAATGGACGTGAATGCTGTCTCAGTCGATCCACTCGCTGGTGTCGAGCAAAATGAGATCACCATAGACTCCAGTGCTGATATCGAGCGACAATTACGAGAGAATAAATAGCTATTACAAATAGCAAAATAAAAAATAGAGGGGATTTACGATGCAAGCAAAGTGGGGTATTCGGGGGATGGCGGTAGCACCGCACTCCCTCGCTTCTGAATCAGCTTTAGCAGTTTTACGTGAAGGCGGTAACGCACTGGAAGCCATGGTGGCTGCGGCAGCAACCATTGCAGTGGTGTATCCACATATGAACTCTATTGGGGGTGACTCTTTCTGGGTGGTGCATTCACCCGGCAAGGCTATGGGCGGGATTGATGCCTGTGGTGCTGCTGCCGGTTTAGCAACCAAGCAATGGTATGCAGAGCGTGGCATCACCAAGGCCATTCCATTTCGGGGGCCTGTTGCAGCCAATACTGTTGCAGGAACCATCTCTGGTTGGGGTGCTGCTCACAAACTATCCAAACAAGGCTTGGGCGGCAAGATTCCTTTATCTCGTTTATTGGCTGATGCAATTCATTACGCAGAAGCAGGAGTACCCGTTACTTATAGTCAATCGAGTTTGACCGCAAAGAAACGGGAGGAGCTCAGCCCGATTCCCGGCTTCGCTAAAACTTTCTTGGTGAATGGCAAAGCACCTACCGTTGGCAGCATCTTTAAACAAGAACGTCTTGCAAAAACTTTGCGCCAAATTGCAGAAAAGGGAACGGATGACTACTACCGTGGAGATCTTGCGCAATTACTTGGAAAGGAATTAACCGACATTGGTAGTCCATTGCGCCTAGATGACTTACATCGTCATCATGCCAAACTCATTGATCCATTAGAACTCAAACATAGTCTAGGCAAGGTATACAACATGATTCCGCCTACCCAAGGCGTTGTCTCTTTGATGATTATTGGCATATTGGATCAGTTGAACTTAAAACGCTTCAAGGTTGATAGTCCAGAGTACGTTCATCATTGTGTTGAGGCAACCAAGCAAGCATTTAAGATTCGCGATCAATTTGTGACAGACCCTGCGTATATGACGAAGAATGCGCAATCTTTTTTAGCACCTGCATTCCTGAAAAAACTTGCTAAAAATATTGATCCCAATAAAGCGCTGCCATGGGGTCAAGGCAAAGGTCCTGCCGATACGATTTGGATGGGTGTCATTGATGGTGATGGCAATTGTGTTTCCTTCATTCAAAGTATTTATCACGAGTTCGGCGCAGGTATTGTTCTACCAAAGTCTGGTGTGAATTGGCAGAACCGCGGATGCAGCTTCTCGTTAGATCCTAAAACACTTAACCACCTCGAGCCATATAGAAAACCGTTCCACACACTTAATCCGGCGATGGCTTTATTTAAAGATGGTCGCTCGATGGTTTATGGAACGATGGGGGGTGATGGTCAACCGCAAACGCAATGCGCCGTCTTTACTCGCACTGCCACTTACGACTTAGACCCGCAAGATGCTATTAGTCGTCCACGCTGGCTGCTCGGTCGCACTTGGGGTCAAACGAGCGATAGCTTAAAACTCGAGTCTCGCTTTAGTCCTTGGGTAGCAAAAGAACTACATGCCTTAGGTCATGAGATAGAAATGCTCGATGCCTTCGATGAAACCGTCGGCCATGCTGGATGCATCATTCGCGATCCATCAGGCACATTGCGCGGTGGATGGGATCCTCGCAGCGATGGAGCCGTTAGCGCGTTTTAGTAATAAACATTTTTGGCACGCGCAGATCCCAGTGAATAGCTGCTGCGCGTAGCCCAAAAATTCCGAGCATACAAATCACAGAACCTTCAACCACATACTGTGGCAAGAAGTTCAGCACTAAAACATAAGCAACACAACCCAAGGTCACCGGAATCGCATAAAGCTCATGTGACATGATGAGTGTTTTTCTACCGGCAAGCACATCACGCAATAATCCGCCGCCGATTGCAGTCACCACCCCTAAGATGACCGGAGCTACCGGCAAACCAAAATCCATATTCCAGGCCTTATCCGCCCCTTGAATTGCAAATAGCGCTGCACCAAAGCCATCGATATAAAGCATCCAGCGGTAAATTTGCGGTTGGGTGAAAAAAGATTCTGCGAAGAATGTAATGATGCTGGCAGCTAGAGCAAGCCATACATACATTTGATTCTCTGACCAAAAAACAGGGGATTCTAAAATGATGTCTCGAATAGTGCCGCCCCCAATCGCGGTTATTAACCCAAGCACCAAGACGCCAAAGAGATCAACGCCGCGATCGGCAATCGCCAAAACCCCTGTCACAGCAAAGGCCATGGTTGCAATGATGCCAATCCAAAAATTAATATCTTCCATAAGAATAAGTCTAAAGCACTTTATCTTTACTCTTACTTGAATAGCTATTCTGAATATACTGTTAGCCATGAGCTCAGATAAGGTATTGATATGACCCCAAAGCTATATAGCTTTTGGCGCAGCTCTGCTGCCTTTCGGGTACGCATCGCCCTCAACCTTAAGGGCATGAACCACGAAATTATTCCAATCCATCTCAGTAAAAATGGTGGCGAGCAGTTGGGAGAGATATTTAGCAGCAAAAATCCCAATCGCTTAGTGCCTTTATTTGAATCTGGTGAGATCAAAATTCATCAATCCTTAGCGATCATTGAATATCTAGAAGAAGCTCAACCAGAGCCTCCGCTCCTACCAAATTCAACAATAGATCGAGCTTGGGTGCGATCTATTGCAATGGATATCACCAGCGATATTCATCCAATTAATAACGTTCGCGTACTCCGCTACCTCATCAAAAAACTCGGCATTACTAACGAAGCTAAAGATGAGTGGTACCAACACTGGGTAAAAGTTGGGCTAGAGAGTATTGAAAAGCAATTGAGCAATGACTCTAGGGTTGGGAGGTTTGCCTACGGCGATCATCCGGGCTTAATTGATATCTGCTTAGTGCCTCAGCTATTTAATGCGCTAAGCGCAAAAGTAGATGTGGAACTCTACCCCATACTCATGAGCATTTTTCATGAGTGTATGAAGTTGCCCGCTTTTATTGATGCATCTTGGGAAAAACAAATAGATGCCGAAGGCTCAAACCCCGTTGCTCCACCACAGAAATAATGAGAGCGTAAGCAAAGAGCTCACCGTAGTAATCAATACCACTCTAGAAATAATGCTGCCATCAGCTTTGTAATACTGAGCCAACATAAAAGGCCCGGTGCCAGTAGGGAGTGCACTCAAAATCACAATAGCGCTTACCCATAAATCAGGCAAACCCAAAATCGGACCCGCAATAATCCAGGCAATTAAGGGTTGCAGTATTAACTTTGCCAAACTAATACCCCACGCTCTTCCTGGAGCAGCAGTACTTTTTTGGATGAGAAACAAACCAATTGAAACTAAAGCGCATGGCGTAGAAGCGGCAGCTAAAAATGAAATCACTTGAGCAACCGGATCGTACAAAGTTAATTCACTAGAAGCCCATATCAAACCGGCGACTGGAGCTATGAGCAATGGATTAGTACATAAGGATTTAATAACGCTTAAGACAATCTCATGCGACTTCTTGTGCGACAAGATACCAATCTCTATAAATACCGTTGCTAAAGCAAACATCACAAATACTATGAAGGTTGAAATAATGGCTGGAGCTAGGCCATCTTGACCAAGAGCAAGCGCGCACAATGGAATGCCCATGTAACCAGTATTTGAATAAGAAGCACTGAGCCCATCAAAGCTTGCGGCGGCTAAGTCTCGATGACGCATCCAGCTCACAAGTAGCACTAAGGCAAAAACAATTAAGCAACTCAGGAAAAATGCAGCGATAAAGCCAGGCTGCCACAGTGTTTGCCATCCGCTATTGGCGGCAAAGTTAAATAGTTGAGCAGGCAAAGCCAGCCAAACAACAAACCGGTTTAACTCAGTAGAGGCATTGATGCCCAACTTACCAGCGCGCCCACCAACATACCCAATCAGTATGAGTAAGAAAACAGGTAGAACTACATTAAATACGTAGAGCAAAATTTATTGTGGAGGTTAGGCAATCTTTTTCAGCGTCTTGACATAACGCTGTGCATTTTTCACGTAACGCCCAGCGATATCGTGAATCCCCGCTATTTGCTCCGCAGTTAGCTCTTTCACCGCTTTTGCTGGAGTTCCTAAAATCATAGAGCCGTCCGGAAATTCTTTTCCTTCTGTAACGAGCGCACCTGCACCAACCAAACAATTTTTTCCAATCTTGGCGCCATTCAAAATTACTGCGCCAATGCCAATCAAACTGCCGTCGCCAATTTGACAGCCGTGCAGCATAACCTGATGCCCAACGGTGACATGCTTACCAATAATGAGTGGATAACCGGGATCGGTATGCAAAATAGATGTGTCTTGCACATTGCTACCAGCGCCAATTTGAATAAGATCGTTATCACCACGGATAATGACTTTGGGCCAAATGCTCACATCTTGATGGAGCTCTACTTTACCGATCACTTCTGCGCTTTCGGCAACCCATGCACCCTCAGCCAAATGAGGGGCATTTCCGTCTAGTTCAAATATAGCCATGACTCATTATAGGTATGAATCAGGCTATAGATGAACAGCCTTGCACTAAAAATCAATTACCAGTTAGGTTCGCGATCTGGTGATGAAGAAATGCGATGCACACTTAAATCGGCACCTTCGAACTCTTCTTCTTGAGACATACGAATACCTAAGGTCGCCTTCAGGGCGCCGTATACGACAAAACCACCGATCAATGCAATACCTACACCTAAGGTGCTACCAATCAGCTGCCCGGTAAAAGTGATACCGCCGAGACCACCAAAAGCTTTGGTGCCAAAAATACCTGCGGCTAAACCACCCCATAAACCGCACAAACCGTGCAATGGCCAAACACCAAGAACATCGTCCAGCTTCCAGCGGTTCTGTACCAAGGTAA is a window from the Polynucleobacter sp. MWH-Aus1W21 genome containing:
- a CDS encoding gamma-glutamyltransferase family protein, whose translation is MQAKWGIRGMAVAPHSLASESALAVLREGGNALEAMVAAAATIAVVYPHMNSIGGDSFWVVHSPGKAMGGIDACGAAAGLATKQWYAERGITKAIPFRGPVAANTVAGTISGWGAAHKLSKQGLGGKIPLSRLLADAIHYAEAGVPVTYSQSSLTAKKREELSPIPGFAKTFLVNGKAPTVGSIFKQERLAKTLRQIAEKGTDDYYRGDLAQLLGKELTDIGSPLRLDDLHRHHAKLIDPLELKHSLGKVYNMIPPTQGVVSLMIIGILDQLNLKRFKVDSPEYVHHCVEATKQAFKIRDQFVTDPAYMTKNAQSFLAPAFLKKLAKNIDPNKALPWGQGKGPADTIWMGVIDGDGNCVSFIQSIYHEFGAGIVLPKSGVNWQNRGCSFSLDPKTLNHLEPYRKPFHTLNPAMALFKDGRSMVYGTMGGDGQPQTQCAVFTRTATYDLDPQDAISRPRWLLGRTWGQTSDSLKLESRFSPWVAKELHALGHEIEMLDAFDETVGHAGCIIRDPSGTLRGGWDPRSDGAVSAF
- a CDS encoding AEC family transporter, producing MLYVFNVVLPVFLLILIGYVGGRAGKLGINASTELNRFVVWLALPAQLFNFAANSGWQTLWQPGFIAAFFLSCLIVFALVLLVSWMRHRDLAAASFDGLSASYSNTGYMGIPLCALALGQDGLAPAIISTFIVFVMFALATVFIEIGILSHKKSHEIVLSVIKSLCTNPLLIAPVAGLIWASSELTLYDPVAQVISFLAAASTPCALVSIGLFLIQKSTAAPGRAWGISLAKLILQPLIAWIIAGPILGLPDLWVSAIVILSALPTGTGPFMLAQYYKADGSIISRVVLITTVSSLLTLSLFLWWSNGV
- a CDS encoding trimeric intracellular cation channel family protein, producing MEDINFWIGIIATMAFAVTGVLAIADRGVDLFGVLVLGLITAIGGGTIRDIILESPVFWSENQMYVWLALAASIITFFAESFFTQPQIYRWMLYIDGFGAALFAIQGADKAWNMDFGLPVAPVILGVVTAIGGGLLRDVLAGRKTLIMSHELYAIPVTLGCVAYVLVLNFLPQYVVEGSVICMLGIFGLRAAAIHWDLRVPKMFITKTR
- the maiA gene encoding maleylacetoacetate isomerase; the protein is MTPKLYSFWRSSAAFRVRIALNLKGMNHEIIPIHLSKNGGEQLGEIFSSKNPNRLVPLFESGEIKIHQSLAIIEYLEEAQPEPPLLPNSTIDRAWVRSIAMDITSDIHPINNVRVLRYLIKKLGITNEAKDEWYQHWVKVGLESIEKQLSNDSRVGRFAYGDHPGLIDICLVPQLFNALSAKVDVELYPILMSIFHECMKLPAFIDASWEKQIDAEGSNPVAPPQK
- a CDS encoding gamma carbonic anhydrase family protein, whose amino-acid sequence is MAIFELDGNAPHLAEGAWVAESAEVIGKVELHQDVSIWPKVIIRGDNDLIQIGAGSNVQDTSILHTDPGYPLIIGKHVTVGHQVMLHGCQIGDGSLIGIGAVILNGAKIGKNCLVGAGALVTEGKEFPDGSMILGTPAKAVKELTAEQIAGIHDIAGRYVKNAQRYVKTLKKIA